CACCCTGCAGCGACGTGTGAAAGCATGGCGGACGAATCGGGCCAGGGAACTCGTGACCCGAACACTCGGCGCCGACGCGGTGGCGGCTGCCGCCGCTACGCGGCGCCAGCCGCCACCGCAGAACAATCCCAAGGCGACGATTACGCCGGAGTAACATCCTTCTGTGAGGCAACACGCGGCGTCAGGCTAATTGTCGCCGGCCACCGCGCCGATTCTGCCCGCCCTGAGTTCGATTACGCCTTTGCCACCGTCTTCGAGCCAAGCGACTCAAGCAGGTGGGCGTTCTGCGTCTGAAGCACTTCAATCTGCCCGGTAAGACGGGCCATCGTCTCACGCGCGGTCCTCGCTTCCTTCTCGGACTCATCGCGCACTTTCTCCGCAGCACTCACGCGCTCAGCGCTACGCCGCACCTCCCTCTCAACTTCCTTTCGATACTCTTGAAAGGAGCCCTCAGCGGCAACCAAGCGCTCGCGAAGCTGCGCAAGCTCTACTGCCTGGCGCTGCGCCTCGGCCTGCTTCTCAGCCAACTGCGCTTTAAGCGTATCGCGCTCGCCGCTCATCTGCTCAAGGCTGGCCTCCAGGTCATCGACGGTCTGCGCCGCATCGGCGAGCTCGAGCTCGGCTTGGGCACGCTGCGCGTCCGCAGCACGGACCACTTCCGTCACTCGGCGCTCGGCAGCCTTCACCGCCCTGTCGTTGAGATCGATCGCCAGCTCGGAAATGCGTCGGCTGAGCGCCTCAGTGACCTGAGCGACAGTCTCAGCGACCTCGACC
This region of Thauera sp. JM12B12 genomic DNA includes:
- a CDS encoding DNA-binding protein, yielding MRPAEYTAEAIIAAGEAIEATGSKVTVFALRKKVGGGNVQRLRQVWEDHVASKRIAEAEPVAELPVEVAETVAQVTEALSRRISELAIDLNDRAVKAAERRVTEVVRAADAQRAQAELELADAAQTVDDLEASLEQMSGERDTLKAQLAEKQAEAQRQAVELAQLRERLVAAEGSFQEYRKEVEREVRRSAERVSAAEKVRDESEKEARTARETMARLTGQIEVLQTQNAHLLESLGSKTVAKA